Proteins co-encoded in one Alkalispirillum mobile genomic window:
- a CDS encoding tetratricopeptide repeat protein codes for MAQQARSVEAGLTEESAMPRTYVMVVILVLGLWAGVAYPADEERLSTPILGAEEQQAKEEGMRLYGIRWRSVAIPHLEKAAEAGDVESMYTLGEIHRFMDRGMSREAIDWYHSAALGGDPHAMLRLERGMICELADICPEEHDTWVDKALEQELPKAKAGDTEAMIALRSIYAVLEQPDTAEQWLRKAAEAGNPHAQDWWARSIQNRSGELPPKLEDVKAAEPWFRKAAEQGYAPAMNNLVLNLIRQEKMQAAWNWVIKGSEHGHVRKRTTYGFCHLGTGELIDYCHPDEPDPVKGWAVLHAVYEETRNSTAESLLGRFQHLLTDEEIAQAEKLAEDWLNRDPPLSYFPPKYGF; via the coding sequence TTGGCGCAGCAAGCCCGCAGCGTTGAAGCAGGACTCACCGAGGAATCGGCGATGCCCCGTACGTACGTAATGGTAGTAATCCTGGTCCTTGGGCTTTGGGCCGGGGTGGCATACCCAGCGGATGAGGAAAGGCTCTCGACACCCATATTGGGGGCCGAGGAACAGCAGGCCAAGGAAGAAGGCATGCGCCTGTACGGCATCCGCTGGCGCAGCGTGGCCATACCTCATCTGGAAAAGGCAGCCGAAGCCGGCGATGTCGAGTCCATGTACACCCTGGGCGAGATCCACCGTTTCATGGACCGCGGCATGTCCCGCGAGGCCATCGACTGGTACCACAGCGCCGCCCTGGGGGGCGATCCCCACGCCATGCTCCGGCTGGAACGAGGCATGATCTGCGAGCTCGCCGACATCTGCCCCGAGGAGCATGACACCTGGGTCGACAAGGCCCTGGAACAGGAACTCCCGAAAGCGAAAGCCGGCGACACCGAGGCGATGATTGCGCTGCGTTCCATCTACGCCGTGCTCGAACAGCCTGATACGGCCGAACAGTGGCTACGCAAAGCCGCCGAGGCCGGCAACCCGCATGCCCAGGACTGGTGGGCGCGCAGCATTCAGAACCGCTCTGGCGAGCTCCCGCCAAAGCTCGAAGACGTCAAAGCCGCCGAACCCTGGTTCCGCAAGGCCGCCGAGCAGGGCTATGCACCGGCCATGAACAACCTGGTGCTCAATCTGATTCGCCAGGAAAAAATGCAGGCGGCCTGGAACTGGGTGATCAAGGGCTCGGAGCATGGCCATGTTCGAAAGCGCACCACATACGGGTTTTGCCATCTCGGTACCGGGGAACTGATTGATTATTGCCACCCGGATGAACCTGATCCCGTCAAAGGCTGGGCCGTCTTGCATGCAGTGTACGAAGAAACGAGGAACAGCACGGCCGAAAGCCTCCTGGGCCGATTCCAACACCTCCTCACCGACGAAGAAATCGCCCAGGCCGAGAAACTGGCCGAGGACTGGCTGAACCGCGACCCGCCGTTGTCCTACTTCCCGCCGAAATACGGCTTTTAG